A segment of the Streptomyces sp. NBC_00376 genome:
GGCGACGAGGAGGGCACCGGCACGAAGGCCAAGATCCCGGGCTACCGGGTGGCGGGCAAGACCGGTACGGCCAACCGGGTCGATCCGGTGCGCGGCGGCTACCACGGCTACACCGCGTCCTTCGCGGGCTTCGCGCCCGCCGACAACCCGCAGATCACCGTCTACTGCGCGATCCAGAACCCGACCAAGGGCAGCTACTTCGGCGGCCAGATCTGCGGTCCGATCTACAAGCAGGTCATGGAGTTCGCACTCAAGACCCTCCAGACCCCACCGTCCGGCAGCAAGCCAGCCCGGCTGCCGGTGTCCTTCGATCCCGGCGAGTGAACTCGGGGAAACCATCCAGTGACAACCATCACGCCCGATCCCGGGAACCGGAACGGGAACCACCAGAACCCCGGCCCCTCACTTCGCGAGAGGCCGGGTTCGCCCGGTACGCTCACCGCCGTGCCCCACGCTGATCAGTCCCAAACCACCCAGAAGGCCGCCCCTGTGAACTACCCGGGAGCGCCCCGTCCGGACCGGATCGGGCCGACCCCGCTCGGCGAACTGGCAGCCCGCCTGGGCGCCGAGCCGCCGGGAACCGGCGAGGTCACCGGCATCACCCACGACTCCCGGGCGGTACGTCCCGGCGACGTCTACGCGGCCCTGCCGGGCGCCCGCTTCCACGGCGCGGACTTCGCCGCCCAGGCGGCCGGTCTCGGCGCGGCGGCGATCCTCACCGACCCGGCGGGCGCCGAGCGCGCCGCCGCCACCGGACTTCCGGTGCTGGTCACCGAGGACCCGCGCGGCCGGATGGGCGAGCTCGCCGCGGAGATCTACGGACGGCCCGGCACCGGTCTCCTCCAGATCGGCATCACCGGAACGTCCGGCAAGACCACCACCGCCTACCTCGTCGAGGGCGGCTTCCGCGGCGCCGGGCGGGCCACCGGGCTCATCGGCACGGTGGAGATGCGGATCGGCGACGAGCGCATCAAGTCCGAGCGCACCACCCCCGAAGCCACCGATCTGCAGGCCCTGTTCGCCGTCATGCGCGAGCGCGGCGTCGACTCGGTGACCATGGAGGTCTCCAGCCACGCCCTGGTGCTCGGCCGGGTCGACGGCTGCGTCTTCGACGTCGCGGTCTTCAACAACCTCAGCCCGGAACACATGGAGTTCCACTCCGGGATGGAGGACTACTTCCAGGCCAAGGCGCAGCTCTTCACCCCCGGCCGCAGCCGGCAGGGCGTCGTCAACTTCGACGACGAGTACGGCCGCAGGCTGATCACGGAGGCGTCCGTCCCGGTCGTCACCTTCTCCGCCGAGGGCCACCCGGACGCCGACTGGCGCGCCGAGGACGTCGAACTCGG
Coding sequences within it:
- a CDS encoding UDP-N-acetylmuramoyl-L-alanyl-D-glutamate--2,6-diaminopimelate ligase; this encodes MTTITPDPGNRNGNHQNPGPSLRERPGSPGTLTAVPHADQSQTTQKAAPVNYPGAPRPDRIGPTPLGELAARLGAEPPGTGEVTGITHDSRAVRPGDVYAALPGARFHGADFAAQAAGLGAAAILTDPAGAERAAATGLPVLVTEDPRGRMGELAAEIYGRPGTGLLQIGITGTSGKTTTAYLVEGGFRGAGRATGLIGTVEMRIGDERIKSERTTPEATDLQALFAVMRERGVDSVTMEVSSHALVLGRVDGCVFDVAVFNNLSPEHMEFHSGMEDYFQAKAQLFTPGRSRQGVVNFDDEYGRRLITEASVPVVTFSAEGHPDADWRAEDVELGPLGSTFTVVGPKDERIAARAPLPGPFNVANTLAAIVTLAVAGIDPQVAADGVAGVPGVPGRLERVDAGQPYLAVVDYAHKTDAVESVLRSLRTVTEGRLHIVLGCGGDRDTTKRGPMGAAAARLADTAVLTSDNPRSEDPLGILAAMLAGAAEVPVHERGDVLVDADRAAAIAAAVARAQPGDTVLIAGKGHEQGQDIHGVVRPFDDRVVLRAAIERSLGHERTESAGHRAHTHENNSQG